Within Bactrocera oleae isolate idBacOlea1 chromosome 6, idBacOlea1, whole genome shotgun sequence, the genomic segment CACACTTCAATTATTGCACGATCTAAGAGAGATCTCTCATTAACACAATGAATTAATACATATTTGACATTTTGAAGGCAACTCAaaccttttaatttttatgctatTCACTGATAGTTTATTATTAGCAATTAActaagaaattaaacagtaacagaattataataaacagaaacagaaaattttaataaaataaacaaaaacataatattaaatttttggcaaaaatgcACTAACTTCCATTTCATTCATTCACTTAACAAAGAGAAAACTATTatagacaaaaaaaattcaaacttattGCAGTGCTCAACACAAACCGTAAAGAattacatgtatacatacagacTTATGTACgtgtaaatatttcgaaaatcgGTTTACTCATAGTACTCCTCTCTTATATAAAAGAGTGTCTAGAGCGCAGTAATAAACATAAACTATATTACACATTGAAATCATTGAAAAACGTTTCAGTTGCATGGATGGGTTCCACATCTAGACTCAACGCAGCTGTGCTATTTAAAACATTAAAGACTATTGCAAATATGATGTAGGCAGTGTAAATTCCAAGGGCAATCCACCACAAAAGCTGTTCGTGCAGCTTTTGCTCGAAATTCTTGAGTACAATCAGACCGATTGTGAGACCTGCTAAGGCACCAGTCAAATGCGCGACATACGACACTGAGGGACTATATGGATATTCTTCGGCATATCGTGCGTAAATTGCAAAACCAAAGTCGGAGGATGCTGCAacgatattaaaatatataagaaatatttaaagtttaaagttgTAGAAagatatttatgtgcatacttCTGCAGTAATGTGGTAGGAGCAAACTTACCGAATATTAGGATGGCAATTAGTCGTAGAATGCCGTAACGCATCTGATGAAAATTCAGCATGACATTGGCCAAATGAGCAGCTAACAGCGCGTATACACCACCACTGGCGCCCACTAGGCACACTTCGGGATCAAAAATACTAGTACCTGCGAGTAACGTAAAAACAGGGAAATATAAAAAcacgaatttattttatatacacgaGTTATATGAGCATAAGTTGCTCTAAAGgatcataattttatatattaaaagtgTTCATAGAATTTTTAAAGCCTAACTGTCTTCATTTCGATATTACGTAACCAATATTACCTAGGGATCCAGCCAGCACACCAGAGAAATATATGCAAGCAATTCGCCCAGATCCATGTACCATCTCTAATGGTAAACCGAAAAGCAGTTGCACACATAAATTGAAGCCGAGATGAAACCAACCAGCGTGTAATACCATATAGAATACAAAACGCCACACCTCACGACGCTTATCGGGACGGTAAATGAAGTATGAATCGATCGGAACTGGACCGGCAGGTTCCGCTTCTCCAACCACGATTGTGTGATAGGCAAAAAAACCGAGCTACAAGAAAAAAGAAAGCATGTAAATTTAATTgaccatatatatttgca encodes:
- the stet gene encoding protein rhomboid isoform X1; its protein translation is MWSGFDRCSSRGVDIQSTNNAGSSQQETLAEIEHISTIAGSLVSIASISHTHTQVRYQCTNDAGYETEHTSLNSDFDEAELRRELLRDKWKLLFDMFDPEGFGEIPVDDFVKALKSPEFVSQVPMNKRELLHERAKKAHPPTGPGYVTFQDFVNVMSGKRSRSFKCAVHHRDREVCSENDFQLILEDPPFFKKMVHVVAMEILPEERDRKYYADRYSCCPPPLFIILMTIIELGFFAYHTIVVGEAEPAGPVPIDSYFIYRPDKRREVWRFVFYMVLHAGWFHLGFNLCVQLLFGLPLEMVHGSGRIACIYFSGVLAGSLGTSIFDPEVCLVGASGGVYALLAAHLANVMLNFHQMRYGILRLIAILIFASSDFGFAIYARYAEEYPYSPSVSYVAHLTGALAGLTIGLIVLKNFEQKLHEQLLWWIALGIYTAYIIFAIVFNVLNSTAALSLDVEPIHATETFFNDFNV
- the stet gene encoding rhomboid-related protein 1 isoform X2 — translated: MSGKRSRSFKCAVHHRDREVCSENDFQLILEDPPFFKKMVHVVAMEILPEERDRKYYADRYSCCPPPLFIILMTIIELGFFAYHTIVVGEAEPAGPVPIDSYFIYRPDKRREVWRFVFYMVLHAGWFHLGFNLCVQLLFGLPLEMVHGSGRIACIYFSGVLAGSLGTSIFDPEVCLVGASGGVYALLAAHLANVMLNFHQMRYGILRLIAILIFASSDFGFAIYARYAEEYPYSPSVSYVAHLTGALAGLTIGLIVLKNFEQKLHEQLLWWIALGIYTAYIIFAIVFNVLNSTAALSLDVEPIHATETFFNDFNV